Proteins co-encoded in one Gracilimonas sp. genomic window:
- a CDS encoding M42 family metallopeptidase codes for MAKQNERDFLEELLITPSPTGYEKEGVKVWKEYVEQFADEVVTDAYGSAAGKINMSGDVATVMLEAHCDEIGMVVQHITDQGYVYVNKLGGSDSTIARAKKVFIHNKRGRVVGVTGNTAIHLQDNKNGGGKQPAWKDIYVDIGVSSKEEALELVQIGDPITYASDTEFLSDDRLTARALDNRIGGYIIAEAMRKISKQKKDLKVNVIALNSIQEEVGGFGARMMSYRFMPDVALVTDVTHATDTPGIDQKEHGTVELGKGPTIQHGGANHPKVVEFLEDVCEKNDIDIQHEATSVRTGTDTDSIFYQQTGIPSALISLPLRYMHSPVEICSMKDVDALVDVMVKAVLSMRPDQTFGVFED; via the coding sequence ATGGCCAAGCAGAATGAACGCGATTTTTTAGAAGAACTACTCATCACACCAAGCCCAACCGGATATGAAAAAGAAGGGGTAAAAGTCTGGAAGGAGTATGTGGAACAGTTTGCAGATGAGGTGGTGACGGATGCATACGGTTCAGCAGCCGGTAAAATCAATATGAGTGGGGATGTAGCTACCGTTATGCTGGAAGCCCATTGTGACGAAATCGGCATGGTGGTGCAGCATATCACCGATCAGGGCTATGTTTATGTGAACAAATTGGGTGGAAGTGATTCGACCATTGCGCGTGCTAAGAAAGTATTTATTCACAATAAAAGAGGACGGGTAGTTGGCGTTACAGGAAATACAGCCATTCATCTGCAGGACAATAAAAACGGCGGAGGTAAGCAGCCCGCCTGGAAAGATATTTATGTGGATATTGGAGTTTCTTCCAAAGAAGAGGCGCTTGAGCTGGTGCAAATCGGAGATCCAATTACCTATGCATCCGACACAGAATTTTTAAGCGATGATCGCTTGACTGCTCGTGCACTGGATAATCGTATTGGCGGGTACATCATTGCTGAAGCCATGCGGAAAATCAGTAAGCAGAAGAAAGATCTTAAAGTGAATGTAATTGCCCTGAACTCCATACAAGAGGAGGTAGGAGGATTCGGAGCACGGATGATGAGTTACCGTTTTATGCCGGATGTGGCTTTAGTGACCGATGTAACTCACGCAACGGATACACCTGGAATAGATCAGAAAGAACATGGAACAGTAGAATTGGGCAAGGGACCAACTATTCAGCATGGTGGAGCTAATCACCCAAAAGTGGTTGAATTCCTGGAAGATGTTTGTGAGAAGAACGATATCGACATACAGCATGAGGCTACCAGCGTGAGAACCGGAACGGATACAGACAGTATTTTCTACCAGCAGACCGGTATTCCAAGCGCATTGATTTCGTTACCGCTCAGATATATGCATTCTCCGGTCGAAATTTGCTCTATGAAGGACGTGGATGCTTTAGTTGACGTGATGGTCAAAGCTGTACTCTCGATGCGCCCAGATCAAACGTTTGGGGTTTTTGAAGACTAA
- a CDS encoding thymidylate synthase, translating into MKAYHDLVKSVLENGVRKENRTGTDTISNFAEFYKVDLSEGFPLLTTKKVYFRSVILEMLWYLRGEDHIRWLRDENDCHIWDAWADEDGHVGPIYPVLWRRFPYFEKESVRFEGNGSALDKEVWVRKEFDQVQRAIDMLKNNPNSRRIVVSAWHPGLLDEMGLPPCHLMYIFNVADGKLNCHLTQRSGDIALGIPFNLACYSALTLAIAQEVGLEPGTFAHSIVDAHIYVNHVDGLKEQLTRKPKPLPTLKIANKPVDELTFDDFTLENYDPDPVIKFEVAV; encoded by the coding sequence ATGAAAGCATACCACGATCTTGTAAAAAGCGTACTTGAAAATGGGGTCAGGAAAGAAAACCGGACCGGCACCGACACGATTTCAAATTTTGCTGAATTTTATAAAGTAGATTTATCGGAAGGTTTTCCTTTGCTTACCACCAAGAAAGTATATTTCAGATCGGTGATTTTAGAAATGCTCTGGTACCTGAGGGGAGAGGATCACATCCGCTGGTTACGGGATGAAAACGACTGTCATATCTGGGACGCCTGGGCAGATGAAGACGGACATGTTGGCCCGATTTATCCAGTGCTCTGGCGAAGGTTTCCATATTTTGAAAAAGAATCCGTTCGGTTTGAAGGAAATGGCTCAGCCCTTGATAAAGAAGTTTGGGTTCGTAAAGAGTTTGACCAGGTTCAGCGAGCTATTGATATGCTGAAGAATAATCCGAACAGCAGAAGGATTGTGGTTAGTGCCTGGCACCCGGGTTTACTGGATGAAATGGGTCTTCCACCTTGCCACCTCATGTATATTTTCAATGTGGCTGACGGTAAGTTAAACTGCCATTTAACGCAACGCTCAGGAGACATTGCACTGGGTATTCCGTTTAACCTGGCATGCTATTCTGCCTTAACGCTGGCCATTGCTCAGGAAGTGGGGCTTGAACCGGGAACCTTCGCGCACTCCATAGTGGACGCTCATATCTACGTAAATCACGTTGATGGTTTGAAGGAGCAGCTCACCCGAAAGCCTAAACCACTTCCAACCTTGAAAATAGCCAACAAACCGGTAGATGAACTCACTTTTGATGATTTCACACTGGAGAACTATGATCCCGATCCGGTTATTAAATTTGAGGTTGCAGTATGA
- the rnc gene encoding ribonuclease III, with protein sequence MPDWFRSLFTKKKKSDLSPELKSRIEKLERIVGFQIDDPSLFLKALRHRSTLSQEQYETYDSYERLEFLGDAVLDLIAAEILFNQYPEKDEGFLTKVRAKLVRGETLSDFSKKLGIEDLMELGERNGSTKVAKSILADAFESIIAAIYITKGYQHAYDFVDKVIEENLIIKELINTLDNYKSALLEYAQAEKMPIPRYELINESGPGHNRTFEVKVLIGEEQLGTGVGKSKKKAEQKAAREALKSIKD encoded by the coding sequence ATGCCCGATTGGTTCAGGTCTCTTTTTACAAAGAAGAAGAAATCAGATCTTAGCCCTGAACTTAAAAGCAGAATTGAGAAATTAGAAAGGATCGTTGGTTTCCAAATCGACGATCCTTCTCTTTTTCTAAAGGCTCTGCGTCACCGCTCCACGCTTTCCCAGGAGCAGTACGAAACCTACGACTCTTACGAACGCCTCGAATTTTTAGGAGATGCCGTCCTGGATCTGATTGCCGCAGAAATTTTGTTCAATCAATACCCTGAGAAAGACGAAGGATTTCTCACAAAAGTCCGGGCCAAACTGGTAAGGGGAGAAACACTGTCCGATTTCTCCAAGAAGCTGGGCATAGAAGATTTAATGGAGTTGGGAGAGAGAAACGGGAGTACAAAGGTTGCTAAGAGTATTTTGGCAGACGCTTTTGAATCCATCATTGCTGCCATTTACATCACAAAAGGTTATCAGCATGCTTATGATTTTGTGGATAAGGTGATTGAAGAAAACCTGATTATAAAAGAACTCATAAATACGCTGGACAATTATAAAAGTGCCTTGCTTGAATATGCGCAGGCTGAAAAAATGCCCATTCCCAGGTATGAGCTAATCAATGAAAGCGGGCCGGGGCACAATCGTACCTTCGAGGTAAAAGTGTTGATAGGAGAGGAACAACTGGGAACCGGTGTTGGGAAAAGCAAGAAAAAGGCCGAGCAAAAAGCAGCCCGTGAAGCACTAAAGAGTATCAAAGACTGA
- the mgtE gene encoding magnesium transporter, whose amino-acid sequence MFVQLIKPEFEELIASKDWVALKEVLNDVPAVDIADLLLELPGDIAVVVFRLLKKPVAADVFAELPSSKGVELLELFSKQQLSDVMINLEPDEQVSILEELPGHLTQRVMNSINREDQKQLKKLLGYPEESVGRLMTPRYVRVKSDWSIERSMAHIRKYGETAETINVIYVVDDKEHLIDDLRITHLILANQEDQIDVLMDRSFEALSVYDDQEEAVKMLSKYDRVALPVVDSDGVLVGIVTADDVIDVAEEETTEDMQKMAGMDALDDYYSQSSIFDIVKKRLWWLIVLFVGQILTAIAMGGYEEVLQKVVALSFFVPLIISSGGNSGSQAATLVIRALATDDLKPEDWKKVFRREFTSGLMLGGLIGLLGFFTLIGWDLLGGAELSKTVFLTAGVIGLSLFSIVLFGNFTGAMLPFFLSKMNLDPAVSSAPFVATIVDVSGIIIYFTIAIVLLSGTLL is encoded by the coding sequence ATGTTTGTTCAACTCATTAAACCGGAATTCGAAGAGCTTATCGCTTCCAAAGATTGGGTTGCCTTAAAAGAGGTTTTGAACGATGTGCCCGCCGTTGATATCGCCGATCTGTTACTTGAATTACCGGGTGATATTGCCGTGGTTGTTTTCCGGCTATTGAAGAAACCGGTGGCAGCCGATGTTTTTGCGGAACTCCCTTCTTCTAAAGGAGTGGAGCTACTGGAGCTGTTCAGCAAACAGCAGCTTAGCGACGTGATGATAAACCTGGAACCGGATGAGCAGGTTTCGATCTTAGAAGAGCTTCCCGGCCACCTGACACAGCGGGTGATGAACTCCATCAACCGGGAAGACCAGAAACAGCTTAAGAAACTGTTGGGATATCCTGAAGAAAGCGTTGGCCGATTGATGACTCCACGCTATGTTCGGGTGAAATCGGATTGGTCGATAGAGCGTAGCATGGCCCACATCCGCAAGTATGGGGAAACTGCAGAAACCATCAACGTAATTTACGTGGTTGATGACAAAGAGCACCTGATTGATGATCTTCGGATTACCCATCTGATCCTGGCTAATCAGGAAGACCAGATTGATGTGTTGATGGACCGCTCTTTTGAAGCTCTGTCTGTTTATGATGATCAGGAAGAGGCCGTTAAAATGCTATCCAAATATGACCGCGTAGCTTTGCCGGTTGTTGATTCGGATGGGGTGCTTGTAGGCATCGTGACTGCAGATGACGTGATTGACGTGGCCGAGGAAGAGACTACCGAGGATATGCAGAAAATGGCTGGTATGGATGCTCTGGATGACTATTATTCTCAATCCTCCATTTTCGATATTGTTAAAAAACGGCTTTGGTGGCTGATTGTGCTTTTTGTCGGACAGATTTTAACAGCCATCGCTATGGGTGGATATGAAGAAGTGCTCCAGAAAGTAGTAGCTTTGTCGTTCTTTGTACCGCTGATTATCTCCAGTGGGGGTAACTCCGGCTCTCAGGCAGCTACATTGGTAATACGAGCCCTTGCCACCGACGACCTTAAACCGGAAGACTGGAAGAAAGTATTCAGACGTGAATTTACTTCCGGTCTCATGCTGGGAGGATTGATAGGTCTGTTAGGCTTTTTCACATTAATTGGCTGGGATTTACTTGGAGGAGCTGAGCTTTCCAAAACTGTATTCCTTACAGCAGGAGTGATTGGCTTGAGCCTTTTTTCCATCGTTTTGTTCGGGAATTTTACCGGGGCAATGCTTCCTTTCTTCCTCTCAAAAATGAATTTGGATCCGGCCGTATCTTCAGCTCCTTTTGTTGCAACCATAGTAGATGTGAGCGGAATCATTATTTATTTTACCATAGCAATTGTACTTTTAAGCGGAACCTTACTTTAA
- a CDS encoding acyl carrier protein, with amino-acid sequence MSQDVESKVKAIIVDKLGVDESEVAGDANFTNDLGADSLDTVELIMEFEKEFDLSIPDEDAENIATVGDAVSYLSGKLS; translated from the coding sequence ATGTCACAAGACGTAGAATCAAAAGTAAAAGCTATCATTGTAGATAAACTTGGTGTAGACGAATCAGAAGTTGCAGGTGATGCAAACTTCACTAACGATCTCGGAGCCGATTCTCTGGATACAGTAGAATTGATCATGGAGTTCGAAAAGGAATTCGATCTCAGTATTCCTGACGAAGACGCCGAAAACATCGCCACTGTAGGTGATGCTGTAAGTTATCTTTCAGGAAAACTGTCTTAA
- the fabG gene encoding 3-oxoacyl-[acyl-carrier-protein] reductase: MSLTLEGKTCLVTGGSRGIGRAIALKLADFGADVAITYARSADAAEEVKAEIEAKGRKAKALQADAVNYERAEEVINEIVNDWEKLDVIVNNAGITKDNLILRMSEEQWDDVITTNLKSIFNYSKAAAKPMMRNRGGSIINISSVVGITGNAGQSNYAASKAGIIGFTKSYAKELSSRNIRANVIAPGYILTDMTGELDEKVLEGIKAETPLGRAGEADEVADAVVFLASDMSSYITGEVIRVDGGMAM, translated from the coding sequence ATGAGTTTAACACTTGAAGGAAAAACGTGTTTGGTAACCGGAGGCAGCCGGGGTATAGGAAGAGCTATTGCGCTTAAGCTGGCTGATTTTGGCGCCGATGTTGCCATCACTTATGCCCGCTCGGCTGACGCCGCAGAAGAAGTAAAGGCCGAGATTGAAGCAAAAGGGCGCAAAGCAAAAGCACTCCAGGCCGATGCAGTTAATTATGAGCGTGCAGAAGAAGTAATCAATGAGATTGTAAATGACTGGGAAAAGCTGGATGTGATTGTAAACAACGCCGGCATCACTAAAGACAATCTTATCCTTCGCATGAGCGAAGAGCAATGGGATGATGTGATCACCACGAACCTGAAAAGTATTTTCAATTATTCTAAAGCGGCCGCTAAACCCATGATGAGAAATCGAGGCGGATCTATCATAAATATCAGCTCCGTCGTGGGTATTACCGGCAACGCAGGCCAAAGTAATTACGCAGCCTCTAAAGCCGGTATTATTGGGTTCACCAAATCATATGCCAAAGAACTTTCGTCCAGAAATATTCGTGCAAATGTAATTGCTCCGGGATATATTCTGACCGACATGACCGGTGAGCTTGACGAGAAAGTATTGGAAGGTATCAAAGCGGAAACTCCTCTTGGAAGAGCAGGAGAAGCCGATGAAGTAGCAGATGCCGTTGTATTCCTTGCCTCGGATATGAGTTCGTACATTACCGGAGAAGTAATTCGGGTTGATGGCGGCATGGCAATGTAA
- a CDS encoding HD domain-containing protein, producing MDKSTRYKIFNDPIHGFITVPKGPILRLIDHPYVQRLRRIRQLGLGYLVFPAAEHSRFSHALGALELGQRVLNNLREKDTTISQPEYEGTLMAILLHDVGHGPLSHTLEHTLIKDFNHEMMSLSIMKELNKEFHGALDTAIDIFTNQHKKKFLHQLISSQLDLDRLDYLRRDSFFTGVSEGTVGINRILKTMRVFKGNIVIEKKGIYAVENYIIARRLMYMQVYQHKTVLSADFLLRSIFKRVHHLIADGKELDFASPALQYFLTEQPSAKKTITKQMIDRYAEMDDHDVYLSIKIWKKCGDKILSNLCHRFLNRDLFRTTFLDKKPTKAQLNEITQKTQKALKRLRLPTDETAVEHYLGFENSYSEAYKYKNESIWILEDEKAIEFSKAAETKNIIALTEPVVKHYCVHLKDISI from the coding sequence ATGGATAAAAGCACACGGTATAAAATTTTCAATGATCCGATTCATGGGTTTATCACCGTTCCAAAAGGTCCGATTCTTAGACTCATCGACCACCCTTATGTGCAGCGATTGAGGAGAATCCGTCAGCTGGGGCTTGGTTACCTTGTTTTCCCGGCCGCCGAACATTCCCGGTTTTCACATGCTTTAGGCGCCCTTGAGTTAGGTCAGCGCGTGCTAAACAACCTTCGTGAAAAGGATACCACCATTAGTCAGCCCGAATACGAAGGGACATTGATGGCGATTTTACTTCACGATGTAGGCCACGGCCCCCTTTCTCACACTCTGGAGCATACTTTGATAAAGGACTTCAACCATGAGATGATGAGCTTGTCCATCATGAAAGAGCTCAATAAGGAGTTTCATGGAGCGCTGGACACCGCCATCGATATTTTCACCAATCAGCACAAGAAGAAGTTTCTGCATCAGTTGATTTCTTCCCAGCTCGATTTAGATCGCCTCGACTACCTGAGAAGGGACAGTTTTTTTACCGGTGTTTCCGAAGGTACGGTGGGGATTAACCGGATTTTGAAGACCATGCGGGTTTTCAAAGGGAACATTGTGATTGAAAAGAAAGGAATATATGCCGTTGAGAATTACATTATCGCCCGCCGTTTGATGTACATGCAGGTGTACCAACACAAAACTGTTTTAAGTGCAGATTTTTTACTTCGAAGCATATTTAAGCGGGTACATCATCTAATTGCTGACGGAAAGGAACTGGATTTTGCCTCACCGGCCCTTCAGTATTTCCTGACCGAACAGCCTTCAGCCAAGAAAACAATCACTAAACAAATGATTGACCGTTACGCTGAAATGGATGACCACGATGTGTACTTAAGTATAAAAATCTGGAAGAAATGCGGAGATAAAATTCTGTCGAATCTCTGCCACCGGTTTCTAAATCGGGATTTATTCCGAACCACCTTTCTGGATAAGAAACCCACCAAAGCCCAGCTGAATGAAATCACCCAGAAAACTCAAAAAGCGCTAAAAAGACTTCGGTTGCCTACAGATGAAACAGCTGTGGAACATTATCTGGGTTTTGAAAACAGCTATTCAGAAGCCTACAAATATAAGAATGAGAGCATCTGGATTTTGGAGGACGAGAAGGCTATTGAGTTCTCTAAAGCTGCAGAAACAAAAAATATTATAGCTTTAACAGAACCCGTTGTAAAACACTACTGCGTGCACCTAAAAGATATCAGCATTTAA
- a CDS encoding dihydrofolate reductase, translating into MTITLVAAHDPNLVIGKEGGLPWRYPEDLKHFKRTTIGKTIIMGRGVFEELNEIPLPERKNIVLSTTQNYKNVDTYSSLEDALKSSNEEEVFIIGGGVLYRQTIDIADKLIITEIHQEYEGDTYFPEYRDEIGTTWKEESREDHDELSYVTYKRV; encoded by the coding sequence ATGACCATCACTCTTGTTGCAGCGCATGATCCCAACCTTGTAATCGGTAAAGAAGGGGGGCTGCCCTGGCGATATCCGGAAGATTTAAAGCATTTCAAAAGAACCACCATAGGTAAAACTATCATAATGGGCCGGGGTGTTTTTGAGGAGTTAAATGAAATTCCGCTTCCTGAACGAAAGAATATTGTACTCTCCACAACCCAAAATTACAAGAACGTTGATACTTATTCCTCTCTCGAAGATGCATTAAAATCGTCTAACGAGGAGGAAGTTTTCATCATCGGTGGAGGCGTATTATACAGGCAAACCATAGATATAGCCGACAAGCTCATCATTACTGAAATCCATCAGGAATATGAAGGAGATACCTATTTTCCTGAATACAGAGATGAAATAGGAACAACCTGGAAGGAAGAATCGAGAGAGGATCATGACGAGCTTAGCTACGTAACCTATAAGCGTGTCTGA
- the fabF gene encoding beta-ketoacyl-ACP synthase II produces the protein MSTRRVVVTGIGAFTPIGKSAPDFWNGLVSGKNGVRPVEHFDTTDFATKFAAQIEDYDYSNYFDRKEARRLDKVAQYALIASGEALEDSKLDLEKINKDEVAVLVGTGIGGMETFYEQSISFHEHGPRGVSPFFIPMLIPDIVSGQISIRYGFRGPNYCAVSACATGSHNIGLAYDTIRYGQADYAVAGGTEAPITKIGISGFNSMKAMSTRNDSPETASRPFDKDRDGFVLGEGAGIFILESLESALDRGARIYGEIKGYGFSADAYHITAPDPDGNGVILAMTKAMKAAGIKPEDVDHINMHGTSTPLGDIAETNTIKKVFGDHAKKINLNSTKSMHGHTLGAAGAIESIASLLAIYHGMVPPTVNIENQDPECDLNYTANEAVVRDVEYALNNAFGFGGHNSTLVFKKYKD, from the coding sequence ATGAGCACTCGCAGAGTTGTAGTAACAGGTATCGGTGCCTTCACCCCAATCGGGAAAAGTGCACCGGACTTCTGGAACGGTTTAGTTTCAGGTAAAAACGGAGTCCGGCCTGTCGAACATTTTGACACAACCGACTTCGCCACAAAATTTGCTGCTCAGATTGAGGACTACGATTACTCCAATTATTTCGATCGTAAAGAAGCCCGGCGGTTAGATAAAGTGGCACAATATGCCCTTATCGCTTCCGGAGAAGCGCTCGAAGACAGTAAGCTTGATCTGGAAAAGATAAATAAGGACGAGGTTGCTGTATTGGTGGGAACCGGTATTGGTGGCATGGAAACATTCTATGAGCAATCGATATCATTTCATGAGCACGGGCCAAGAGGGGTTTCCCCATTCTTTATACCCATGCTTATTCCCGATATCGTATCGGGCCAGATTTCCATACGATATGGATTCAGAGGTCCTAATTACTGCGCGGTTTCTGCTTGCGCTACGGGTTCTCATAACATCGGGCTTGCCTACGATACCATTCGGTACGGACAGGCAGACTATGCCGTTGCCGGTGGAACTGAAGCTCCGATAACCAAAATCGGGATTTCCGGTTTCAACAGCATGAAGGCAATGTCAACCCGAAACGATTCTCCGGAAACAGCATCACGTCCATTCGATAAAGATCGTGATGGATTTGTATTGGGTGAAGGTGCAGGTATTTTCATTCTTGAAAGCCTGGAATCTGCTCTCGATCGTGGTGCCCGTATTTACGGTGAAATCAAAGGGTATGGCTTTTCTGCCGATGCATATCACATCACCGCTCCCGATCCGGATGGAAATGGAGTGATTCTGGCGATGACCAAAGCCATGAAGGCAGCGGGCATTAAGCCGGAAGATGTAGATCACATCAACATGCACGGTACATCCACACCGTTAGGTGATATAGCTGAAACCAATACCATTAAAAAGGTTTTTGGCGATCATGCGAAGAAAATCAACCTGAACTCTACCAAGAGTATGCATGGTCATACTTTGGGAGCAGCAGGTGCTATTGAATCTATCGCATCACTGCTGGCTATATATCACGGTATGGTGCCTCCAACCGTTAACATCGAAAATCAGGATCCGGAATGTGATCTGAACTACACCGCTAATGAAGCGGTGGTACGCGATGTTGAATACGCACTTAACAATGCATTCGGTTTTGGCGGCCATAATTCAACCCTCGTATTTAAAAAGTACAAGGACTAA
- the fabD gene encoding ACP S-malonyltransferase — MSTAYLFPGQGSQFVGMGKELYDSNPHAAKYFDDANEILGIDLKTIMFEGPQEKLTQTEFTQPAIFLHSVALFKTLGATPDMVAGHSLGEFSALVASGAVSFKDALKIVRRRGELMQKAGTDNPGTMAAVIGMEDEAVEKVCAQATEETGKEVIAANYNCPGQLVISGYQEAVEKAVELAKENGARMAKLLPVSGAFHSSLMQPAYDGLKDQLQKLDISETNCPIYSNYTAEATTDPEEIRSNLLNQLLNPVRWTQTLNNMSSDGANAFVEVGPGKVLQGLVKRTLKDVEISGHQ, encoded by the coding sequence ATGAGTACAGCCTATTTATTTCCCGGACAGGGCTCTCAATTTGTAGGAATGGGGAAAGAGTTATACGACTCAAACCCTCATGCCGCAAAGTATTTTGATGATGCCAATGAAATTTTAGGCATCGACCTGAAGACCATTATGTTTGAAGGTCCACAGGAGAAACTTACCCAAACAGAGTTTACACAACCCGCCATATTCCTGCACTCCGTGGCGTTATTTAAAACACTAGGTGCCACACCTGATATGGTTGCAGGGCACAGCCTGGGTGAATTCTCAGCTCTGGTAGCATCTGGGGCTGTTTCTTTTAAAGATGCGCTAAAAATTGTTCGCCGCCGGGGTGAATTGATGCAGAAAGCCGGTACGGATAATCCCGGAACCATGGCTGCTGTTATTGGAATGGAGGATGAGGCTGTAGAAAAAGTTTGTGCTCAGGCTACTGAAGAAACCGGCAAAGAAGTTATCGCAGCTAATTATAACTGTCCGGGTCAGCTTGTGATTTCCGGATATCAGGAAGCGGTAGAGAAAGCTGTTGAGCTTGCCAAAGAGAATGGAGCCCGAATGGCAAAATTACTTCCGGTAAGTGGAGCGTTTCATTCCTCTTTAATGCAGCCGGCTTACGATGGTTTAAAAGATCAACTGCAGAAATTGGACATCAGCGAAACAAACTGCCCGATTTACAGTAACTACACCGCCGAGGCGACCACTGATCCTGAAGAGATCAGATCAAATTTGTTAAATCAGTTATTGAATCCGGTACGCTGGACGCAAACCTTGAACAACATGAGCTCGGATGGAGCGAATGCCTTTGTGGAAGTTGGTCCCGGTAAAGTGCTTCAGGGCTTGGTTAAAAGAACATTGAAAGACGTAGAAATTTCAGGACATCAATAA
- a CDS encoding thioesterase family protein — MFRPEYNPDTFYHWTEIPVRFRDLDPLNHVNNALFNTYLEEARIQFLGEVGQMQNEFTEGKTFVLVKITIEYLKQITFPSTLLVGTGVGEVGNSSIEAVQGIYDKKSKDLMGVAKSTGVWYDINKKRPTRLPEIENLDDMVVGE; from the coding sequence ATGTTTAGACCTGAATATAACCCTGACACTTTTTATCACTGGACCGAAATCCCTGTTCGTTTTCGGGACCTGGATCCACTGAATCATGTAAATAATGCCCTGTTTAACACTTATCTGGAGGAAGCCCGGATACAGTTTTTGGGTGAAGTTGGGCAGATGCAAAATGAATTCACAGAAGGCAAAACCTTTGTACTGGTGAAGATTACCATAGAATACCTCAAACAGATTACTTTTCCCTCCACCTTACTGGTTGGCACAGGCGTGGGTGAAGTAGGAAACTCCAGTATTGAAGCGGTTCAGGGAATCTACGATAAGAAATCGAAAGACCTGATGGGGGTAGCGAAATCAACCGGTGTTTGGTATGATATCAATAAAAAGCGCCCTACCCGCCTCCCGGAAATTGAAAATTTAGACGATATGGTTGTTGGGGAGTGA
- a CDS encoding response regulator yields the protein MSYVNGGNHLINYRMSRAIKHNPTKKDTKALKALIVDDLKFNRSLARIILERNNFETQEAENGVEALLHFEGQKPDVILMDICMPVMGGVEAMRKIRKLNRGNKVNSIPIIAFTSGEHKESRSDLMNQGFSEYLKKPFNEEDLFDKLSQFLPVKKSAS from the coding sequence ATGAGTTACGTGAATGGCGGAAATCATCTTATAAATTATAGAATGAGCCGGGCTATAAAACATAATCCAACAAAAAAAGATACGAAGGCACTGAAGGCTTTGATCGTAGATGATCTTAAGTTTAACAGAAGCCTGGCCAGGATTATACTCGAGCGAAATAATTTCGAGACACAAGAAGCCGAAAACGGGGTAGAAGCGCTGCTACACTTTGAGGGACAAAAGCCCGATGTAATTCTAATGGATATTTGTATGCCTGTGATGGGCGGTGTAGAAGCTATGAGAAAAATCAGAAAGTTAAACCGGGGTAATAAAGTAAACAGCATCCCTATCATCGCTTTTACTTCCGGGGAACATAAGGAATCGAGATCAGACTTAATGAATCAAGGATTTTCGGAATACCTGAAAAAACCTTTTAATGAAGAAGATCTGTTTGACAAACTCTCCCAATTCCTACCCGTTAAAAAATCGGCTTCTTAA